TATCCTTCATCTAAAACCTGTAGCAGCTGTGGAAGTATAAAAGACAAACTTTCTCTATCAGAAAGAACTTTTATATGTAAAAATTGTGGTTATAAAATAGATAGGGATTTAAATGCAAGTATAAATTTAAAAAATTACGGTAAATCAATAGCATAGCACTTAAAGCAGTTATTGATATGTACCGATACGTTAGTCGGGAATTTAAGCCTTCGGAGTGTTAAACCAAACAGGAGTAGATTTTATCGAAACTGGACACGATGAACAAGGAAGGAAACATAAACTTTATAAGATTTAATAAAAAACTTATAAAGTTTTATAAGTTTTCTGTAACGGCAGAAAAATGAACACAAAAGAAATTATGGATTTAGCTTTACAGTTGGCTGGATTAGATGAAGTACCAGAGGATTCAGGGATTATTGTAGAAGGGGAAAACATAAAAAAAGTCGCCATTGGGGTAGACATGGAGCTGGCAGAAATGTTGTTAGCTAAAGAATTAGGGGTGGACTTAGTTATAACCCACCATCCTAAAGGTGGTAGTCCAATGATT
The Anaerobranca gottschalkii DSM 13577 genome window above contains:
- a CDS encoding zinc ribbon domain-containing protein, yielding YPSSKTCSSCGSIKDKLSLSERTFICKNCGYKIDRDLNASINLKNYGKSIA